A genomic region of Bactrocera dorsalis isolate Fly_Bdor chromosome 3, ASM2337382v1, whole genome shotgun sequence contains the following coding sequences:
- the LOC105229712 gene encoding ras-related protein Rab-3, with amino-acid sequence MAGGGDPKWQKDAADQNFDYMFKLLIIGNSSVGKTSFLFRYADDSFTSAFVSTVGIDFKVKTVFRHDKRVKLQIWDTAGQERYRTITTAYYRGAMGFILMYDVTNEESFNSVQDWVTQIKTYSWDNAQVILVGNKCDMEDQRVISFERGRQLADQLGVEFFETSAKENVNVKAVFERLVDIICDKMSESLDSDPTLVGAGQKGQRLTDQPQGTPNANCNC; translated from the exons ATGGCTGGCGGTGGGGACCCCAAGTGGCAGAAGGATGCGGCCGATCAAAATTTCGACTATATGTTCAAATTGCTTATAATCGGCAACTCAAGTGTGGGCAAGACAAGTTTTCTCTTTCGCTATGCCGATGACAGTTTCACCTCAGCTTTTGTGTCGACGGTCGGCATCGATTTCAAAGTGAAAACCGTGTTTCGACATGACAAACGCGTCAAGCTGCAGATCTGG GATACAGCGGGTCAAGAACGCTACAGAACAATAACCACAGCATATTATCGTGGCGCCATGGGTTTCATTCTGATGTATGATGTCACAAATGAGGAGAGTTTCAATTCCGTACAAGATTG GGTGACTCAAATCAAGACATATTCCTGGGACAACGCACAAGTGATACTTGTCGGCAACAAATGCGACATGGAAGATCAGCGAGTGATCTCATTCGAACGAGGCCGACAGCTGGCCGATCAGCTAGGTGTGGAATTCTTCGAAACCTCAGCCAAAGAAAATGTGAATGTTAAG GCTGTCTTCGAACGACTGGTGGATATAATTTGCGACAAAATGTCGGAGAGTTTAGACTCGGATCCGACGTTAGTGGGCGCCGGGCAAAAGGGACAACGACTGACAGATCAACCTCAAGGCACGCCCAATGCGAATTGTAATtgttaa